The following are encoded in a window of Crocosphaera sp. UHCC 0190 genomic DNA:
- a CDS encoding DUF3536 domain-containing protein, which produces MTYLADQNTTTQANLGAENVNPLTTATGVYVTLHGHFYQPPRENPYLDTIERQPSAYPFRNWNERIAHECYRTNAFARIFNPQGELIGIVNNFEYLSFNIGPTLMSWLQTHDLETYQRIIEADHKSCQRLNGHGNAIAQVYNHIILPLANKQDKYTQIRWGKADFRHRFGRNPEGMWLAETAVDYATLEVLIDEDIKFIVLAPTQAERCRPFATEETSDPEWHEVGGGQIDPTRPYRCFIKDGRYIDIFFYDGPISGDIGFGDVLESSQHLAGRIGRAVKGDHRKSQIISIGTDGETFGHHKRDKERCIAYAFTVEFPQRNWTVTNYAHYLSICPPVWEVELKPVTAWSCMHGVDRWQDDCGCGGGGEWHQKWRRPLRDTLNWLRDQLIPTYEQAAGQIFNEPWRARDEYINVILDRSVENVEEFLSRHQRHTLSPAEQIDALRLLEVQRHSLLMYTSCGWFFEEISRPEGTQILRYAARALELAGEVAGVNLEKEFINRLAAAPSNVETYKDGADVYYDLVVSSQVNFQQVAAHYAISSLFTNYLPQEKVYCYDAQQFDYERQQLGTLTLAVGQVKLTSKITWESHHFTFAVLHLGGWDFHCCIQPFNGRLSYAEIKDQLFDLFEQASAAQIILAMAKLFGEQSFSLQHLFAEERHRIMNLLTVKTKQHLDQLYTQVYRDNYSILAAFHRDEIPVPKELQVAAEIALSHRCLTTVRALEKSLEDQTATDTYLGELTVIATEASHLSCVLDVPEAKQTLERLILKILWQVLNDESSVDLEQEIKPLERMIELGKQLKLDLSLDQVQELYYQFLYEQFVPNCVDSNGSKESRPACRWTPSQLCPLLNLGPTLGINVSPWL; this is translated from the coding sequence ATGACATATCTTGCCGATCAGAATACGACTACCCAGGCTAATTTAGGGGCAGAAAATGTTAACCCCTTAACCACAGCGACAGGGGTTTATGTCACCCTTCATGGTCACTTTTATCAACCTCCCAGGGAAAACCCCTATTTAGATACCATTGAACGACAACCCAGTGCTTATCCGTTTCGTAACTGGAATGAACGCATTGCCCATGAATGTTATCGTACCAATGCTTTTGCGAGAATTTTCAACCCACAAGGGGAATTAATCGGTATTGTTAATAATTTTGAGTATTTAAGCTTCAATATCGGCCCTACTTTGATGTCCTGGTTACAAACCCATGATCTCGAAACTTACCAGCGCATTATTGAAGCCGATCACAAGAGTTGTCAACGGTTGAATGGTCATGGCAATGCGATCGCTCAAGTCTACAATCATATTATCCTGCCCTTAGCCAACAAACAGGACAAATACACCCAAATTCGTTGGGGAAAAGCTGATTTTCGTCATCGTTTTGGTCGTAACCCCGAAGGAATGTGGTTAGCCGAGACAGCCGTTGATTATGCCACCTTAGAGGTGTTAATCGATGAAGACATCAAATTCATCGTTTTAGCTCCAACTCAAGCCGAGAGATGCCGTCCCTTTGCCACAGAGGAAACCTCTGACCCCGAATGGCATGAAGTGGGCGGGGGACAAATTGATCCCACCCGTCCCTATCGCTGTTTTATTAAAGATGGACGTTATATTGATATATTCTTCTATGATGGCCCGATTTCCGGTGATATTGGCTTTGGGGATGTGTTGGAGAGTTCCCAACATTTAGCAGGAAGAATTGGCCGCGCTGTCAAAGGGGATCATCGCAAGTCTCAAATTATCAGCATTGGCACCGACGGCGAAACCTTTGGTCATCATAAGCGAGACAAAGAAAGATGTATTGCCTATGCTTTTACGGTCGAATTTCCCCAAAGAAACTGGACTGTCACCAATTACGCCCATTATTTAAGCATTTGTCCCCCCGTTTGGGAAGTAGAATTAAAGCCCGTCACCGCCTGGAGTTGTATGCACGGGGTTGATCGTTGGCAAGATGACTGTGGTTGCGGTGGTGGTGGGGAATGGCACCAAAAATGGCGGCGACCCCTCAGAGATACCTTAAACTGGTTAAGAGATCAATTAATTCCCACCTATGAACAGGCAGCAGGACAGATATTTAATGAGCCTTGGCGAGCAAGAGATGAATATATCAATGTAATTTTGGATCGCTCTGTGGAAAATGTCGAAGAATTCCTCAGTCGCCATCAACGTCATACCCTTTCCCCCGCGGAACAAATTGATGCTTTACGATTATTAGAAGTGCAGCGTCATTCGTTATTAATGTATACCAGTTGTGGCTGGTTTTTTGAGGAAATTTCTCGTCCTGAAGGAACCCAAATTTTACGCTATGCGGCCCGGGCTTTAGAATTAGCTGGAGAGGTAGCAGGGGTTAATTTAGAGAAGGAATTTATTAACCGTTTAGCTGCTGCGCCGAGTAATGTAGAAACCTACAAAGATGGGGCAGATGTTTACTATGATTTGGTGGTTTCTTCTCAGGTTAATTTCCAACAAGTAGCGGCTCATTATGCCATCAGTTCCCTGTTTACTAACTACCTGCCCCAAGAAAAAGTTTACTGTTATGATGCCCAACAATTTGATTATGAAAGACAACAGTTGGGAACCTTAACTTTAGCGGTAGGACAGGTAAAATTAACCTCTAAAATTACTTGGGAAAGTCATCATTTTACCTTTGCCGTCTTACATTTAGGGGGTTGGGACTTCCATTGTTGTATTCAACCCTTTAATGGACGTTTATCCTATGCTGAGATTAAGGATCAATTATTTGATCTCTTTGAACAAGCAAGTGCGGCCCAAATTATCTTAGCCATGGCTAAACTGTTTGGGGAACAATCTTTTAGTTTACAACACTTGTTCGCAGAAGAACGTCACCGTATTATGAACCTATTAACGGTGAAAACTAAGCAACATTTGGATCAACTTTATACCCAAGTTTATCGAGATAATTACAGCATTTTAGCGGCCTTTCATCGGGATGAAATACCTGTTCCGAAAGAGTTACAAGTCGCTGCCGAAATCGCCTTATCTCATCGCTGTTTAACGACAGTTCGGGCCTTAGAAAAAAGTCTTGAAGATCAAACAGCAACGGATACATATTTAGGGGAATTAACCGTCATTGCCACAGAAGCAAGTCATCTTTCTTGTGTCTTAGATGTTCCCGAAGCAAAACAAACCCTAGAACGGTTAATTCTCAAGATTTTATGGCAGGTTTTAAATGATGAAAGTTCGGTTGATTTAGAGCAGGAAATTAAGCCCTTAGAACGGATGATTGAACTTGGTAAACAACTGAAGCTAGACTTATCTTTGGATCAAGTACAAGAGCTTTATTATCAGTTCTTGTATGAACAATTTGTGCCGAATTGTGTTGACAGTAATGGAAGCAAAGAAAGTCGTCCCGCTTGTCGTTGGACTCCTTCTCAACTCTGTCCCTTACTCAATTTAGGGCCAACTTTAGGCATTAATGTTAGTCCTTGGTTGTAA
- a CDS encoding actin family protein gives MNSPIVIDSKPDYTRAGLSSGDTPTVVFPTNSVTSKAPMDAYGMVTNWDGMKDVLSHTFKQLGVDPSQHSIIITEPPLNSEVNREKMTQIFFETFKVSGFYLIMRELLALYDGGNLNGTVINFGENGSCLVIVPCYQGSPFTHAIIQYSLKENKINDQEVANIADRVYASIFRCDSDVRHSLYSNIILTGSSSMYTGISTKLRDRVAALAPPNATVKIVEANEPENAAWRGGDKMAPLLNENGSWITKQEYQQYGAKIVHDKCFQ, from the coding sequence ATGAACTCACCGATCGTTATCGACAGTAAACCTGATTATACTAGAGCAGGGTTATCAAGTGGTGATACGCCTACGGTCGTCTTCCCGACTAATTCTGTTACATCGAAAGCTCCAATGGATGCTTATGGTATGGTGACAAACTGGGATGGTATGAAGGATGTTTTATCTCATACCTTTAAGCAACTAGGTGTCGATCCATCCCAGCATTCTATCATTATTACTGAACCCCCTCTCAACTCAGAAGTCAATCGAGAAAAAATGACGCAAATTTTCTTCGAGACATTCAAGGTATCAGGATTTTATTTAATAATGAGGGAACTATTAGCCCTTTATGATGGGGGAAACCTTAACGGAACTGTCATAAACTTTGGGGAGAATGGTTCTTGTCTCGTTATAGTCCCTTGCTATCAAGGCTCTCCTTTCACCCATGCCATAATTCAATACTCTTTAAAAGAAAACAAGATTAACGACCAAGAAGTTGCAAATATCGCCGACAGAGTTTATGCTTCAATTTTTCGTTGCGATAGCGATGTACGTCACTCCCTTTATTCCAATATTATCCTCACTGGTAGCAGTTCTATGTATACAGGAATTTCTACAAAACTTCGGGATCGAGTTGCAGCATTAGCACCACCAAATGCAACAGTAAAAATTGTTGAAGCAAATGAACCGGAAAATGCAGCTTGGCGCGGAGGAGATAAGATGGCACCGCTCCTTAATGAGAATGGTTCTTGGATTACTAAGCAAGAGTATCAACAGTACGGGGCAAAGATTGTTCACGACAAGTGTTTTCAATAG
- a CDS encoding cytochrome P450 produces the protein MTLPPFVNTPRFLRLFKLIFYPLNYLDDYGQKYGDIFAVGNQKNPLVYVSNPQGIQAIFSADKTLFKSGGGGGFIQTLLGDNSLLLLQGEKHQRERKLLTPPFHGERLQTYGKLICDITQDVTQKLKVNQSFLVREVMQDITLKVILQAVFGLYSGERYEQLQQLLGSMLEFFSYPGNGAIIFFSSLQKDWGNWTPWGRFLRTKAKVDELLYAEIRERRQQQNYSGDDILTLLMLATDETAKPMSDEELHDELITLLIAGHETTASTLSWALYWIHYYPKIEEKLRSHLLNLGEAPNLYDILKLPYLEAICNETLRIYPVVLNTFFRMLQEPLELMGYQFEPGTVFAPSIYLVHHREDIYPQPKQFRPERFLEKQFSPYEYLPFGGGIRRCIGMELAKMEMKLVLATILSQFCLKLTSRRSLKPVRRGLTVAPPTRFKMVVCNQIF, from the coding sequence ATGACTCTACCTCCTTTTGTCAATACTCCCCGATTCCTAAGACTGTTTAAACTGATTTTTTATCCCCTAAATTATTTAGATGATTATGGTCAAAAATATGGAGATATATTTGCTGTAGGAAATCAGAAAAATCCCTTAGTTTATGTGAGTAATCCTCAAGGTATTCAGGCAATTTTTAGTGCAGATAAAACTCTTTTTAAGTCTGGGGGAGGCGGGGGATTTATTCAAACTCTATTGGGGGATAATTCTTTACTGCTTCTACAGGGAGAAAAACATCAGCGAGAACGTAAATTATTAACCCCCCCTTTTCATGGAGAAAGATTACAAACCTATGGTAAATTAATTTGTGATATTACTCAAGATGTGACCCAAAAATTAAAGGTTAATCAATCTTTTTTAGTTCGTGAGGTGATGCAAGATATTACTCTGAAAGTTATTTTGCAAGCAGTATTTGGACTCTATTCAGGAGAGCGTTATGAGCAATTACAGCAGTTATTAGGGTCAATGCTGGAATTTTTTAGTTATCCAGGCAATGGAGCAATTATCTTTTTTAGTTCCTTACAAAAAGATTGGGGAAACTGGACACCTTGGGGACGTTTTTTACGAACAAAAGCAAAAGTTGATGAATTACTTTATGCTGAAATTCGAGAACGTCGTCAACAGCAAAATTATTCAGGTGATGATATTTTAACCCTGTTAATGTTGGCGACAGATGAAACAGCAAAACCCATGAGTGATGAAGAATTACATGATGAATTAATTACTCTTTTAATTGCTGGTCATGAAACCACTGCTTCAACCTTGAGTTGGGCCTTATATTGGATTCATTATTACCCAAAAATTGAAGAAAAATTGCGATCACATCTTTTAAACTTAGGTGAGGCTCCTAATTTATATGACATTCTAAAATTGCCCTATTTAGAAGCAATTTGTAACGAAACCTTAAGGATTTATCCTGTTGTCTTAAACACATTTTTTCGTATGCTTCAAGAACCCTTAGAATTAATGGGATATCAATTTGAACCAGGAACCGTATTTGCTCCATCAATTTATTTAGTTCATCATCGAGAAGATATCTATCCCCAACCGAAACAATTTCGACCAGAAAGGTTCCTCGAAAAGCAATTTTCTCCCTATGAATACTTACCCTTTGGTGGAGGAATTCGTCGCTGTATTGGCATGGAATTAGCTAAGATGGAAATGAAGTTAGTTTTAGCCACTATTTTGTCTCAGTTTTGCTTAAAACTTACTTCCCGTCGTTCCCTTAAACCTGTGCGTCGTGGGTTAACTGTTGCTCCTCCGACTCGATTTAAAATGGTTGTCTGCAATCAGATATTTTAG
- a CDS encoding SemiSWEET transporter gives MDSITWIGLIAGTLTTISFFPQFLKTLKTRSTKDISLEMFLLFCTGLILWIIYGVFLQNLPVIMTNVATFILAFPILVLKLKYK, from the coding sequence ATGGATTCTATTACCTGGATTGGTCTAATTGCTGGTACATTAACAACAATTTCCTTTTTTCCTCAATTCCTAAAAACCTTGAAAACTCGCTCAACTAAAGATATTTCCTTGGAAATGTTTCTCCTCTTTTGTACGGGACTTATACTGTGGATAATTTATGGCGTATTTCTCCAAAATCTTCCTGTTATTATGACCAATGTTGCTACCTTTATTCTTGCATTTCCGATCTTAGTTTTGAAACTTAAATATAAATAA
- a CDS encoding DUF1449 domain-containing protein, producing the protein MLFHPANILYWVLISFGVAFFLLIIVSGGGDEGGDIELNLDSNGFSLDADVDADIDGDIDGDGDDFTPLQILGWFGIGKAPLMILLAIDFSTWGMTGWILNTILGQLTGTIPDGLWGWGGLVFITSLSTGLFMGKLLSNPLGKIFASFGEDVSSERLIGCVGIVTSKTIPYLTEGKIGQADVYDLAGNLVTISICLPHWANVIPHHGQAILIIDRQEHSYLGITKDSSDEDKWLNGTSLPQDFLGEI; encoded by the coding sequence ATGTTATTCCATCCAGCTAATATTCTCTATTGGGTTTTGATCAGCTTTGGAGTCGCTTTCTTTCTCCTGATTATTGTGTCTGGGGGAGGGGATGAAGGTGGGGATATTGAGCTTAATCTTGATAGTAATGGATTCAGCTTAGATGCAGATGTGGATGCAGATATCGATGGTGACATTGATGGTGATGGAGACGACTTTACCCCATTACAAATATTAGGATGGTTTGGCATTGGGAAAGCACCCTTAATGATTTTATTAGCCATTGATTTTAGTACCTGGGGAATGACTGGCTGGATATTAAATACAATTTTAGGGCAGTTAACAGGGACAATTCCTGATGGTTTATGGGGGTGGGGAGGACTGGTTTTTATAACTTCCTTAAGTACAGGATTATTCATGGGAAAACTATTATCAAATCCCCTCGGAAAGATATTTGCTTCCTTTGGAGAAGATGTCAGTAGTGAACGTTTAATTGGTTGTGTGGGAATTGTTACCTCGAAGACGATTCCTTATTTAACAGAGGGAAAAATCGGACAAGCTGATGTTTATGATTTAGCGGGGAATTTAGTTACTATTAGTATCTGTTTACCCCACTGGGCAAATGTCATTCCTCATCATGGACAAGCCATTTTAATTATTGATCGTCAAGAGCATAGTTATCTGGGAATTACTAAAGATAGTTCCGATGAAGATAAATGGCTCAATGGAACAAGTTTACCACAAGATTTTTTAGGAGAAATATAA
- a CDS encoding response regulator has translation MMTEKNIKQAKILIIDDNPSNLKLLTKILVEQNYRVRIAPSAKLGINSVMAEAPDLILLDIKMPDMDGYNICQQFKANEQTRDIPIIFVSGLEDVMDKVKAFKMGGVDYIVKPFATEEVIARVENQLQIIKKLQENK, from the coding sequence ATGATGACAGAAAAGAACATTAAACAAGCCAAAATTTTAATCATTGATGATAATCCTAGCAATCTAAAATTATTAACAAAAATTTTAGTTGAACAAAATTACCGTGTACGAATTGCCCCTAGTGCCAAATTAGGAATTAATAGCGTTATGGCTGAAGCTCCTGATTTGATTCTTTTAGACATTAAAATGCCAGATATGGATGGTTATAACATCTGCCAGCAATTCAAAGCTAATGAACAAACCCGTGATATTCCCATAATTTTTGTTAGTGGATTGGAAGATGTTATGGATAAAGTCAAAGCGTTTAAGATGGGAGGCGTTGATTATATTGTGAAGCCTTTTGCTACGGAAGAAGTTATCGCTAGAGTAGAAAATCAATTACAAATTATTAAAAAACTGCAAGAAAACAAATAG
- a CDS encoding hybrid sensor histidine kinase/response regulator encodes MPNYAKLIRENQKRIRLLSLLLAFLLAFLLLLTLGQNKSYSYSVKSENRPIILKSNKIKYPISLNLDILEDKSRELTIKEIISPEYSSQFIPNHQETPNLGFSKSNFWVRFSVKNEADIEKKWLLVLSDARMTYIQFYVPSQNKSGFVVKETGKAFPFKSRDIPHHSFVFNLPLAQGEETTFYLRFSSISTVFVPLTVWQREAFFLVENQQLFFLGLCYGMLIIMVAYNLFLFLALQDQSYLYYVLFVIGLTLHQSLRQGFFEQYIISEYSNKLSIHLFSIIAIILALKFATTFLDLKSTIPLLYKIILGLQVVEFIQLFLLPIFPHLIAEFHTFLILFVIQILLISGILSYKRGYRPARFYLLAMIVPFVSFFISNLSSFHLIPTTSWIFDSQLTSVVILVLFYSLALADRINLIKKEKTEALFLALETSQKHEKLIQEQNIILENKVNQRTQKLQKREIQLRKSKEKAEAANQAKNIFIANMSHELRTPLNAILGFSQLMNRSDKLSPDYQENINIIYHSGEYLLTLINHVLNLSKIEAGKFVLDLTNIDFHELLDELKNIFILSARNKGLNLRFTKEPNVPQWIKTDVTKLKEVLINILGNAIKFTPSGSVSLRVSREKNNLIFEIEDTGIGIAQAELENIFKSFYQCQNYPQSQEGTGLGLTISDNFIKLMGGKITVQSVIGKGTTFRFFIELIEVKHHEIKSPVNQQRVIGLEPKQPHYKILIVDDNIANRRLLLKLLQPLEFSLKEAANGQEAIEIWQEWHPDLIFMDIRMPVMDGFEATKQIKATSQENKTIIIAVTASVLEEKETLIYEVGCDGLIRKPFNDIEIFEALHQYLGVRYVYESSVETQLLPTSEDFLTPQDLKQLPQAWLDKMYEAIYKGDIMLASELITEISRDYPVLGQQLTQLLDNYEFEQLLTLTEQGIKKN; translated from the coding sequence ATGCCTAATTACGCCAAACTAATAAGAGAAAATCAGAAAAGAATTAGATTACTAAGCTTATTATTAGCTTTTTTATTAGCTTTTTTACTCTTGTTAACTTTAGGACAAAATAAGAGCTATAGCTATTCGGTTAAATCAGAAAATAGACCCATTATTTTAAAAAGCAATAAAATTAAATATCCTATTAGCTTAAATTTAGATATCTTAGAAGATAAAAGTCGTGAATTAACGATTAAGGAGATTATTTCTCCAGAATATTCGAGTCAATTTATACCAAACCATCAAGAAACGCCTAACTTGGGTTTTTCTAAAAGTAATTTCTGGGTAAGATTTTCAGTTAAAAATGAAGCAGATATAGAAAAAAAGTGGTTATTGGTACTCAGTGATGCTCGGATGACTTATATTCAGTTTTATGTACCTTCTCAGAATAAATCAGGTTTTGTTGTCAAAGAAACAGGTAAAGCTTTTCCTTTTAAATCGAGAGATATTCCTCATCATAGTTTTGTTTTCAATCTCCCCCTAGCACAAGGAGAAGAAACCACATTTTATCTACGATTTAGTAGTATTTCAACTGTATTTGTTCCTTTAACAGTTTGGCAAAGAGAAGCTTTTTTCTTGGTAGAAAATCAACAACTTTTTTTCTTAGGACTATGCTACGGAATGCTAATAATCATGGTAGCTTATAATCTCTTTTTATTTCTTGCTTTGCAAGATCAAAGCTATCTTTACTATGTATTATTTGTGATTGGTTTAACTTTACATCAGTCTCTTCGTCAAGGTTTTTTTGAACAGTATATAATATCTGAATATTCTAATAAATTATCAATACATTTATTTAGTATTATTGCTATAATTTTAGCTTTAAAATTTGCCACCACTTTTCTTGATCTTAAAAGTACCATTCCTCTCTTGTATAAAATTATATTAGGATTACAGGTTGTAGAGTTTATACAACTATTCTTATTACCAATATTTCCTCATTTAATCGCAGAATTTCATACATTTTTGATTTTATTTGTAATTCAAATACTTTTAATTAGTGGCATATTATCATATAAAAGAGGATACCGACCAGCTAGATTTTATTTACTGGCAATGATTGTTCCTTTTGTTTCTTTTTTTATTTCAAATTTATCTAGTTTTCATCTAATTCCGACTACCTCATGGATATTTGACAGTCAGTTAACATCTGTTGTTATCTTAGTATTATTTTATTCTTTAGCTTTAGCAGATAGAATCAATTTAATCAAAAAAGAGAAAACTGAAGCCTTATTTTTAGCCTTAGAAACCTCTCAGAAACATGAAAAATTAATCCAAGAACAAAATATTATCTTAGAAAACAAAGTTAATCAACGCACTCAAAAATTACAGAAAAGAGAAATACAGTTAAGAAAATCGAAAGAAAAAGCAGAAGCGGCCAATCAAGCTAAAAATATTTTTATTGCGAATATGAGCCATGAATTGCGGACTCCTTTGAATGCGATTTTAGGCTTTAGTCAATTAATGAATCGTTCAGACAAATTATCCCCTGATTATCAAGAAAATATTAATATTATTTATCACAGTGGCGAATATTTACTCACTTTAATTAATCATGTTCTTAATTTGTCAAAAATTGAAGCAGGTAAATTTGTTCTTGATTTGACAAATATTGATTTTCATGAATTACTTGATGAATTAAAAAATATTTTTATTCTTTCTGCTAGAAATAAAGGTTTAAACTTACGGTTTACTAAAGAACCTAATGTTCCCCAATGGATTAAAACAGATGTCACTAAATTAAAAGAAGTCTTAATTAATATTTTGGGTAATGCCATTAAATTTACGCCTTCTGGTAGCGTATCCTTACGAGTTAGTAGAGAAAAAAATAACCTAATTTTTGAGATCGAAGATACAGGAATTGGAATTGCTCAAGCAGAACTGGAAAATATTTTTAAATCTTTTTACCAATGTCAAAATTATCCTCAATCCCAAGAAGGAACAGGCTTAGGCTTGACGATAAGTGACAATTTTATTAAGTTAATGGGAGGTAAAATTACGGTTCAAAGTGTGATTGGTAAAGGAACGACTTTTCGCTTTTTTATCGAACTAATTGAAGTTAAGCATCATGAAATAAAAAGTCCAGTCAATCAACAACGAGTGATAGGTTTAGAACCCAAGCAACCCCACTACAAAATTTTAATTGTAGATGATAATATAGCCAATCGTCGGTTATTATTGAAACTGCTACAACCCCTAGAATTTTCTCTCAAAGAAGCTGCTAATGGACAAGAAGCTATTGAAATTTGGCAAGAATGGCATCCTGATTTAATTTTTATGGATATAAGAATGCCTGTAATGGATGGTTTTGAAGCAACCAAACAAATTAAAGCCACATCGCAAGAAAACAAGACAATTATTATTGCTGTTACTGCCAGTGTATTAGAAGAAAAAGAAACATTGATTTATGAAGTCGGGTGTGATGGATTGATTCGCAAACCTTTTAATGATATCGAAATCTTTGAAGCGTTACATCAATATTTAGGGGTGCGTTATGTTTATGAATCTTCTGTAGAGACTCAACTATTACCAACTTCGGAAGACTTCCTGACTCCTCAAGATTTAAAACAGTTACCGCAAGCATGGTTAGATAAAATGTATGAAGCTATTTATAAAGGTGATATTATGTTAGCCTCAGAACTAATTACCGAAATTAGTCGTGATTATCCTGTTTTGGGGCAACAATTGACACAATTACTAGATAATTACGAGTTTGAACAACTATTAACCTTAACTGAACAGGGTATCAAGAAGAACTGA